One Chanodichthys erythropterus isolate Z2021 chromosome 10, ASM2448905v1, whole genome shotgun sequence DNA segment encodes these proteins:
- the ubxn8 gene encoding UBX domain-containing protein 8, which produces MSNRGVVICVLLAGFCFISWKHSLIGVTDALKLAGRGLIFLGICTWLIYMLPRLKSFFFPVCQELPDNPLHESSRLKQEQVRRIQQHQHNDKMSDYAERVLKPRQNSLLQQKMERHHRLTGETWKLSQGFPVGGEEDQMCLDVSVDENPNQGARRRRKLLQTVTRDPVQKEAPKQKKVIVLPDEPSADTEGVVKIALRCPSRRTIHRRFLKTWSSMLLLDWMMKTGYPPALYILCTSYPRKTLLMAADVSLEEAGILTDTLLHVEEKDPSVT; this is translated from the exons ATGTCTAACAGAGGTGTTGTGATCTGTGTTTTACTGGCAGGATTTTGCTTCATTTCATGGAAACACTCGTTAATTG GTGTTACAGATGCTCTGAAGCTGGCCGGACGCGGGCTCATATTCCTGGGCATCTGCACATGGCTGATTTATATGTTACCGAGGCTGAAATCTTTCTTCTTTCCAGTGTGTCAAGAGCTCCCAGACA ACCCACTGCATGAATCCAGCAGACTGAAACAAGAGCAAGTTAGAAGAATTCAACAACATCAACACAATGACAAG ATGTCTGACTATGCTGAAAGAGTGTTAAAGCCAAGACAGAACTCTTTGCTCCAGCAGAAAATGGAGCGGCACCATCGCTTGACAGGAGAGACCTGGAAACTCAGCCAAGGGTTTCCAGTCGGG GGGGAAGAGGATCAGATGTGTCTTGATGTCAGTGTAGATGAGAATCCTAATCAGGGAGCCAGAAGGAGACGGAAGCTGCTGCAGACTGTTACTCGAGATCCTGTCCAAAAGGAAGCGCCCAAGCAGAAGAAG GTCATAGTTTTGCCCGATGAGCCGTCAGCAGATACTGAAGGG GTTGTAAAAATAGCTCTAAGATGTCCAAGCAGAAGAACGATTCACCGGCGATTCCTCAAAACCTGGAGCTCGATG CTCCTCCTTGACTGGATGATGAAGACAGGATACCCTCCTGCTCTCTACATACTGTGTACATCCTACCCCAGGAAAACCCTGTTGATGGCTGCAGACGTGAGCCTGGAGGAGGCTGGGATTCTCACAGACACACTGCTGCACGTGGAGGAGAAAGACCCCTCTGTTACCTAA